A genomic region of Corticium candelabrum chromosome 6, ooCorCand1.1, whole genome shotgun sequence contains the following coding sequences:
- the LOC134181557 gene encoding SPRY domain-containing protein 3-like has protein sequence MDENEILFDDLDIPAFDPFARLQQRMQGQQGRRAGGLFGGSDDSDEEDEDDDAHAQDDPDGLDDGRVRSARVVVEDDLITFARDDFDDVGVYQIIEQAMSVDFNYYEVEVMDWGAQGRIGIGLARDNYPLNRQPGWNYGSVAYHCDDGKLFQNSGFGRAFAAPAQQGDVIGCGIDYSAEAVRDRVRVFFTRNGSEIGQALVEVPPTGFFPTVGLHSSGESVRVNLRARWPPEQDDEMIGDDQDPNAKWSRLSKVTKKDGLLSYIGLGQSDSDGGIAQSCVPLTHCNHYFELEIVDSGDKGYVAIGIARQDYPTYRHPGWNPGSVAYHADDGKLFHGEGRGREFGPSCHQGDRMGCGVQFLKDDDDDDDLDDGESEEDAGEGRKIEVFFTRNGKRVGKEIATVPKGGFFPIIGMLSRGEKVRAVLTPLSG, from the exons ATGGACGAAAACGAAATTTTGTTCGACGATTTAGACATTCCGGCGTTCGATCCGTTTGCTCGTCTGCAACAACGCATGCAAGGCCAACAAGGCCGTCGAGCGGGCGGCCTGTTTGGCGGCTCGGACGACTCGGACGAGGAAGACGAGGATGAcgatgcgcatgcgcaagacGATCCGGACGGATTAGACGACGGGCGAGTGCGTTCAGCGCGTGTGGTGGTCGAGGACGACCTCATTACGTTTGCTCGAGACGATTTCGACGATGTGGGTGTCTATCAAATCATAGAACAGGCAATGTCGGTTGATTTCAACTACTACGAGGTGGAGGTGATGGACTGGGGCGCCCAGGGGAGGATAGGGATTGGCTTGGCGAGAGACAATTATCCTTTAAATCGTCAACCGGGTTGGAATTATGGATCTGTGGCGTATCATTGCGACGACGGCAAATTGTTTCAAAATTCGGGATTCGGAAGGGCGTTTGCTGCGCCTGCGCAACAGGGTGACGTCATTGGGTGCGGGATCGATTACAGTGCTGAGGCAGTGAGAGATCGTGTGAGAGTGTTTTTTACTCGGAATGGGTCCGAGATCGGTCAGGCGTTGGTCGAAGTGCCACCGACGGGATTTTTCCCGACTGTTGGGTTGCATAGTAGTGGAGAGTCGGTGAGAGTTAACTTGAGAGCGAGATGGCCGCCAGAGCAAGATGATGAAATGATTG GTGATGATCAAGATCCAAATGCCAAATGGAGTCGTCTCTCTAAGGTCACCAAGAAAGACGGTCTCCTCTCATACATCGGTCTTGGCCAATCGGATTCCGACGGCGGCATAGCACAAAGCTGTGTTCCTCTCACTCATTGCAATCACTACTTTGAGCTCGAGATTGTGGACTCAGGAGACAAGGGATACGTTGCAATAGGCATCGCTCGCCAAGATTACCCAACATATCGACATCCAGGCTGGAACCCTGGCTCAGTAGCTTATCATGCGGACGACGGCAAGTTGTTTCATGGCGAAGGTCGTGGGCGAGAGTTTGGTCCTTCGTGTCACCAAGGCGACCGGATGGGATGTGGCGTACAGTTTCTCaaagacgacgacgacgacgatgattTGGATGACGGAGAGTCCGAGGAAGACGCCGGAGAAGGAAGGAAAATCGAGGTGTTCTTTACGCGGAACGGAAAGCGTGTGGGAAAGGAGATAGCGACCGTTCCTAAAGGAGGCTTCTTTCCGATTATCGGGATGCTTAGCAGGGGCGAAAAGGTACGCGCCGTTTTGACTCCTTTGTCTGGATGA
- the LOC134181149 gene encoding inactive serine/threonine-protein kinase TEX14-like isoform X1, giving the protein MTSQFLKAARKGNSQRLKKMLEAGVAVDACDVEMQTALYMAALNGQVKCVKTLLAAKANSNHETVRGTTPLHAACHHGDVTTISTLVEHCGDMTKVSHAGETPKDIAVRRKNKKAIELLDRIDSFIKGQTSNASLQRLSSSRIYSRSQFLIPEGRSLFGLKDSFSRMSLSGVGTNGLSESGIGACASIPEAFNMHVTGQHLQLSSDMILQRGKWRGGAVLVKKPHPDKVNPQLIRMLYNEVHILGQLHHPNVIMLMAVCNSFNQDEVCMALEPMKRATLTYQLHERKRRFSAFEVLMLLTGIADGLYYVHESGFVHSYVKPDSILIGTTLQAKLCNFEFARSVDRASMSHVSEMFPYMAPEQLQGMPVDQEGDIYSFGCVLWECLTSRIPWSEKDILHLPEWVGKKNHRLQLERAWPVSIKRLLSATFGSAKSRPNLCELSLKLSTIAELQSPNSVRQIDDPFSGSHQKTKSVVGMTESLHHGMISSKSVCGTWRGGANDDSNDSFATTSTIHDPCNKSYCHETSSDDEMAPPTAARRWKKHGEQTLSSQGRSYRRRLRQNLRRKSRDRVTTQNDVLPGWDIQNGVSSRLETRVCEASAKTVDERGGSANDEDRRDHENSTDAVQEFSLNFVEEFNTCSEGAENVSCEVVSPPLQDLLDALKIRKFECAPEGEEHIRRTVSARETSL; this is encoded by the exons ATGACATCTCAGTTTTTGAAAGCGGCGAGGAAAGGCAATAGCCAGAGATTGAAGAAAATGCTGGAGGCGGGTGTAGCGGTAGACGCGTGCGACGTAGAGATGCAGACTGCGTTGTACATGGCCGCGTTGAATGGTCAAGTGAAATGTGTCAAGACACTGCTGGCTGCCAAAGCGAATTCGAATCA TGAAACGGTCCGTGGCACAACTCCTCTACATGCAGCTTGTCACCATGGAGATGTTACAACTATTAGCACTCTCGTGGAACACTGCGGAGACATGACCAAAGTCAGTCACGCTGGCGAAACTCCTAAAGATATCGCCGTACGTCGAAAGAACAAGAAAGCCATCGAACTGTTGGACAGAATAG ACAGTTTTATTAAAGGTCAAACAAGCAATGCATCGCTACAGAGATTGTCATCG TCACGAATTTATAGCAGAAGTCAATTTTTGATTCCGGAAGGACGATCGTTGTTTGGTCTCAAAG ACTCTTTCTCCAGGATGTCACTGTCTGGCGTTGGAACTAACGGTTTGTCAG AGAGTGGCATAGGAGCATGTGCGAGTATTCCTGAAGCATTTAATATGCATGTTACCGGACAACATTTGCAGCTGTCATCCGACATGATCCTTCAGCGTGGAAAGTGGAGAGGAGGCGCGGTGCTAGTGAAGAAACCACATCCGGACAAAGTCAACCCCCAGCTTATCAGAATGCTGTATAATGAAGTTCACATTCTAGG GCAACTGCACCATCCCAATGTCATCATGCTGATGGCAGTTTGCAACAGTTTCAATCAGGATGAGGTGTGTATGGCCTTGGAGCCGATGAAGAGAGCCACGCTGACCTACCAGCTACATGAACGGAAAAGGAGATTTAGTGCTTTTGAGGTTCTGATGCTGCTGACTGGCATCGCGGATG GTCTTTACTATGTCCACGAGTCTGGATTTGTTCACAGTTATGTGAAGCCCGACAGTATCTTGATTGGCACTACGTTACAAGCCAAA CTGTGCAATTTTGAGTTCGCCCGAAGTGTTGACCGAGCATCTATGTCACATGTTTCAGAAATGTTTCCATACATGGCTCCTGAGCAACTTCAAGGAATGCCAGTGGATCAG GAAGGAGATATTTACAGTtttggttgtgtgttgtgGGAGTGTCTTACTAGTCGAATTCCTTGGTCTGAGAAAGACATTTTGCATCTTCCAGAGTGGGTAGGAAAGAAGAATCACCGTCTACAGCTGGAAAGAGCGTGGCCTGTCTCTATTAAACGACTGTTGTCTGCTACATTTGGCTCTGCGAAGTCACGACCTAATCTTTGTGAG CTATCTCTCAAGTTGAGTACTATTGCCGAACTACAGAGTCCAAATAGTGTACGGCAAATCGACGACCCATTTAGTGGCAGTCACCAGAAAACAAAGTCAGTGGTTGGGATGACTGAAAGTCTGCATCATGGGATGATCAGCAGCAAGTCTGTTTGCGGTACGTGGAGAGGAGGAGCGAATGATGACTCG aATGATAGTTTTGCAACAACTTCAACTATTCATGATCCATGCAACAAGAGCTACTGCCATGAAACTAGCAGCGATGATGAAATGGCACCACCAACGGCAGCAAGACGATGGAAAAAGCACGGCGAGCAGACATTGTCGTCACAAGGAAGGAGCTACAGGAGAAGGTTGAGACAAAATCTTCGCAGGAAATCACGTGATCGAGTCACCACTCAAAACGATGTCTTGCCTGGATGGGATATCCAGAATGGTGTATCATCGAGACTGGAAACAAGAGTTTGTGAAGCATCAGCAAAGACAGTAGACGAGCGAGGTGGCTCAGCAAACGATGAGGATCGTAGGGATCACGAGAACAGTACAGATGCTGTACAGGAGTTTAGCTTAAATTTTGTTGAAGAATTCAATACTTGCAGTGAAGGTGCTGAGAATGTGTCATGCGAAGTTGTGAGCCCTCCACTGCAGGACCTTCTTGATGCATTGAAGATACGGAAGTTTGAGTGTGCACCAGAGGGAGAGGAACATATCAGGCGTACTGTCTCAGCTCGTGAGACTTCGTTATAA
- the LOC134181085 gene encoding uncharacterized protein LOC134181085 — MSSVESRDCATISQLLQHNPLPFNVEVVTGYVDDRDDGNRSRLLHPGTLLRVHFVHSETMFVGEAERDDKRFTLLLDDACKIELLPEIPELDDRVFATVRDVLEMVPRPKWIRVQESYDGGNDHNTVHKGEEFQDLYTGRYKGEPCMCGRLVSSKDGESGEVCLTLDTTAMFTTARSVKSFLGLAELAAKCDVGDELTTRVRVHSVKRHPREVPRPPVKARLLRLVEHKAAVCVDDNGRACLLPSSLSSVRLRLRTKGASTHCDDLASSLHSLINLYSVPRIGPLSLQPIFGPYPNVSKLSLNDPVCLYDEAAFLFPPAQCGLVQTQSVANTDAYQTVKEWGIRREMTARMYGLRDRVKKTAHRLELDLLQQQHSLRQEISDMRFFAWKESLGEQESVHFYHDVASKVDAREDQWFPHDDVISEDDLYYAVESTQDLVTDVVYEQPDLRKSVRVKIERQDSEMKEKVQQMRKENDLLAEMIQNKKDDIAGLEAAIVRCADLYQPSSHVPVDVRLLESMNSGHVTSLLNNIGLHVYAKMFSNENVEGYLLSGCDAEYLKDLGVRPAHAQKLLAVLKGKGPPGRSFAELIH, encoded by the coding sequence ATGTCTTCCGTCGAGTCGCGCGATTGCGCGACCATCTCGCAGCTCCTTCAACACAACCCGCTGCCGTTCAACGTCGAAGTCGTGACGGGCTACGTCGACGACCGCGACGACGGCAATCGATCGCGCCTGCTACATCCCGGTACTCTCTTGCGCGTCCATTTCGTTCACAGCGAGACGATGTTCGTTGGAGAGGCAGAACGAGACGACAAGCGCTTCACTCTCCTTCTTGACGACGCGTGTAAGATCGAACTCCTGCCGGAAATCCCAGAACTCGACGACCGCGTGTTTGCGACCGTCAGAGACGTGCTGGAAATGGTTCCCAGACCGAAATGGATCCGTGTGCAGGAGAGCTACGACGGAGGGAACGACCACAACACGGTACACAAGGGTGAAGAGTTCCAGGACTTGTACACGGGACGCTACAAGGGAGAGCCGTGCATGTGCGGCCGGTTGGTGAGCAGCAAGGACGGCGAGTCGGGCGAGGTGTGTTTAACCCTCGACACAACGGCTATGTTCACGACCGCGCGCAGCGTCAAGTCGTTCCTCGGTCTGGCCGAATTGGCGGCCAAGTGCGACGTCGGAGACGAGCTGACGACGCGCGTGCGAGTGCATTCCGTCAAGAGGCATCCACGGGAGGTGCCCCGGCCGCCGGTTAAGGCCCGGCTGCTGCGGCTCGTCGAGCACAAGGCGGCGGTCTGCGTCGATGACAACGGGAGGGCTTGCCTCCTTCCGTCGTCTCTCTCGAGCGTTCGATTGCGGCTCCGTACGAAGGGCGCGTCGACGCACTGCGACGACCTAGCGTCGTCACTTCATTCGCTTATCAATCTTTACAGCGTGCCGAGAATCGGTCCGCTGTCTTTGCAACCGATCTTCGGTCCGTATCCGAACGTTTCAAAGCTCAGCCTCAATgatcctgtctgtctgtacgacGAAGCGGCCTTTCTTTTTCCGCCCGCACAATGCGGGCTCGTCCAAACGCAATCGGTCGCCAACACCGATGCGTATCAGACCGTCAAGGAGTGGGGTATACGACGCGAGATGACGGCCCGAATGTACGGATTGAGAGATCGAGTGAAGAAGACGGCGCACCGACTCGAGTTGGATCTTCTTCAGCAGCAGCACAGTCTGCGGCAAGAGATCTCCGATATGCGCTTCTTCGCTTGGAAAGAGAGTCTGGGAGAGCAGGAGAGCGTACACTTTTATCACGACGTCGCCAGTAAAGTCGACGCTCGGGAAGATCAGTGGTTCCCACACGACGACGTCATTTCTGAGGACGATTTGTACTACGCCGTAGAGTCGACACAAGATCTAGTTACAGATGTCGTCTACGAACAACCGGATTTGCGGAAGTCTGTACGAGTCAAGATCGAACGTCAAGACAGTGAGATGAAAGAGAAGGTGCAGCAAATGAGAAAAGAGAACGACCTCCTGGCGGAGATGATACAAAACAAGAAGGACGACATTGCAGGCTTAGAGGCAGCGATTGTTCGCTGCGCTGATCTTTACCAACCAAGTTCGCATGTTCCTGTCGACGTCAGACTCTTGGAGTCGATGAATTCGGGTCACGTGACGTCCCTTCTCAACAACATCGGGCTGCATGTCTACGCGAAGATGTTCAGTAATGAAAACGTAGAAGGATATCTCTTGTCCGGGTGCGATGCCGAGTACTTGAAGGATCTGGGAGTGCGACCGGCGCACGCACAGAAACTATTGGCCGTTTTGAAAGGGAAGGGTCCCCCCGGAAGGTCATTCGCAGAGCTGATACATTGA
- the LOC134181456 gene encoding beta-galactosidase BoGH2A-like, with amino-acid sequence MQAVSLLVLCVIWPTSGYNIYSSDEAPPREDINFDFAWRFHLGDVPGGNECPVNSFSKNLSGVECRGLKKDVATTAGDCMKDCCSDVMCAIWQFSSASNQGCWMGQSEDCNHSSAIWVGGGRQVPAQPPPPAKNGPTSRDYDDKSWELVDAPHDGIISGTYSQTTGPEKHAYLPTNITWYRKHFNIPSDWKGKSIWVYFEGVFRQSTVYLNGEMLLYHDSGYTSFSVRLDNATNVMYGQDKANENVIAVRADATKGSGWWYEGGGIYRHNHLVSSGRVHLAVGGIYAASNVSGDIEAHSKDDPSAGMYVDTLMYSPSVEVVNDDDNNGKKQTVTVHFTLMTDEKVAASGASMSMDVSPGETIVAKVDLKLSQVELWSPARPFLYTLQTEVMVGSQVMDAVNTTVGFRSTHWDADTGFYVNNMPFKWRGFCDHNDFTGVGVAVPDRINLFRAQTLRAVGGNSWRMSHNPPIPVLLDILDRLGVVVWDENRQFGNDSVWVGNQRDMIRRDRNHPSVVIWSFCNEGGCMQTSGTAPMDVGNEFKKASKEEDTTRPVGANMSGGFGNGLTLVIEVQGFSHRSGSTFDPFHQKFPHLPMVESECCSCRTQRGEDIANKTKPNFGNFNGDCDSSQNSGEFSRKFVAGSMVWTLFDYYGEPTPYGWPMVSSSFGSMDLAGFPKASAFWYRSWWLYNTTNMSASAHDLVTRPARLLDAEATKLMAESKDHMGFMIHIVEHWQPGQEGTNRTIHAYTNAPIAELFVNGKSLGMQTVVWFGWAEWQDVVFAPGSLTAVALIGKNMVVANHTVETTGKAAAVQLHVDVPSEDTGTGTRLLLDGQDAGMVRASIVDSAGRVVPDASHNVTFEILSGPARIIGVGNGDPSCHEPNKATWRSAYHGLARVIVQTSVNHAASPFHRHRLTQIDAEGNILTRIVPPGLSQPPPPLIVVQATVEGLGSADIRIMVTVDADNHSVLSTAERWMRSK; translated from the coding sequence ATGCAAGCCGTCTCACTCCTAGTTCTGTGCGTCATCTGGCCAACGTCTGGATACAACATCTACTCTTCAGACGAAGCACCACCGCGTGAAGACATCAACTTCGACTTCGCATGGCGTTTCCATCTGGGTGATGTACCAGGTGGGAACGAATGCCCCGTTAATTCATTCTCCAAGAATCTGAGCGGCGTTGAGTGCAGGGGCCTAAAGAAAGATGTAGCAACAACTGCAGGCGACTGTATGAAAGACTGCTGCTCAGATGTCATGTGTGCAATCTGGCAGTTCTCCTCAGCTTCGAATCAGGGCTGCTGGATGGGTCAAAGCGAGGATTGCAATCACAGTAGTGCCATATGGGTCGGAGGAGGCAGGCAAGTGCCTGCTCAGCCTCCTCCTCCGGCCAAGAATGGGCccacgtcacgtgactatgaTGACAAATCGTGGGAATTAGTGGATGCACCACATGATGGGATCATCAGTGGCACATACAGCCAAACAACAGGCCCAGAGAAGCACGCATATCTACCTACAAATATCACGTGGTATCGCAAGCATTTTAATATTCCATCCGACTGGAAAGGCAAATCGATTTGGGTCTACTTCGAAGGCGTTTTCCGTCAGTCGACTGTCTACCTCAATGGCGAAATGCTCTTGTATCATGATAGTGGATACACGAGCTTCTCTGTGCGACTGGATAATGCAACTAACGTGATGTACGGTCAAGACAAAGCAAACGAGAATGTGATTGCGGTGAGAGCTGATGCCACAAAAGGGTCTGGATGGTGGTACGAAGGAGGAGGAATATATCGACACAATCATCTTGTCAGTTCCGGCCGAGTACATCTAGCAGTCGGAGGCATATATGCAGCATCGAATGTATCAGGAGATATCGAAGCACACAGTAAAGATGATCCATCGGCCGGCATGTATGTCGATACCTTGATGTACTCGCCCAGTGTTGAGGTAGTCAACGACGATGACAATAATGGAAAGAAACAGACGGTAACTGTGCATTTTACACTCATGACTGATGAAAAGGTAGCTGCCTCTGGTGCTTCAATGTCGATGGACGTGTCTCCTGGTGAAACAATCGTAGCTAAAGTTGACTTAAAACTATCACAGGTTGAGTTGTGGAGTCCGGCCAGACCGTTTCTCTATACTTTGCAAACAGAGGTGATGGTTGGGTCTCAAGTGATGGATGCTGTCAATACAACTGTGGGTTTCAGGAGTACTCACTGGGATGCCGACACTGGATTTTACGTCAATAATATGCCTTTCAAATGGCGTGGCTTTTGTGACCACAATGATTTcactggtgtgggtgtggcagTTCCAGACCGTATCAATCTGTTCCGAGCACAAACTCTCCGAGCCGTAGGAGGCAATTCGTGGAGAATGTCCCACAATCCTCCAATTCCAGTATTGCTCGATATTTTGGATCGGCTCGGTGTCGTTGTGTGGGATGAGAACCGACAGTTTGGGAACGACAGTGTGTGGGTAGGCAATCAGCGTGACATGATCAGAAGAGATAGGAACCATCCAAGTGTCGTCATATGGTCGTTCTGTAATGAAGGAGGCTGCATGCAAACAAGCGGCACAGCTCCAATGGATGTCGGAAACGAATTCAAGAAAGCATCCAAAGAGGAAGACACAACACGGCCAGTTGGAGCCAACATGAGTGGAGGTTTTGGCAATGGACTGACTCTTGTCATTGAAGTCCAGGGATTTTCTCACAGAAGTGGGTCAACCTTCGATCCATTTCATCAAAAGTTTCCTCATCTGCCAATGGTCGAGTCCGAGTGCTGCTCATGCCGTACCCAACGTGGTGAAGACATCGccaacaagacaaaaccaaactTTGGCAACTTTAATGGAGACTGCGATTCTTCACAAAATAGTGGAGAATTTAGTCGCAAATTCGTTGCAGGAAGCATGGTCTGGACCCTGTTCGATTACTATGGTGAACCAACGCCATATGGTTGGCCCATGGTCTCGTCTTCATTTGGATCTATGGACTTGGCAGGTTTCCCTAAAGCATCGGCATTCTGGTATCGATCGTGGTGGCTCTACAATACAACTAACATGAGCGCGAGTGCTCATGATCTCGTCACACGGCCGGCCAGGCTGCTCGATGCAGAAGCTACAAAGCTGATGGCAGAAAGTAAAGACCACATGGGATTCATGATTCACATCGTAGAGCACTGGCAACCAGGTCAGGAAGGAACCAACAGGACAATCCATGCTTACACCAATGCCCCAATTGCCGAGTTGTTTGTCAATGGAAAGTCATTAGGCATGCAGACTGTGGTATGGTTTGGGTGGGCCGAGTGGCAGGATGTTGTATTTGCACCTGGATCTCTAACAGCTGTAGCTCTTATTGGAAAAAACATGGTAGTTGCCAATCACACTGTTGAAACGACCGGCAAGGCAGCTGCCGTACAGTTACATGTAGATGTTCCTAGTGAAGACACGGGCACAGGAACAAGGCTTCTATTGGATGGACAAGATGCAGGTATGGTGAGAGCTTCGATTGTTGACTCTGCTGGACGAGTCGTCCCAGATGCCTCACACAATGTCACATTTGAAATCTTGAGTGGACCAGCACGCATTATTGGGGTGGGAAACGGCGATCCATCGTGCCACGAGCCAAACAAAGCAACCTGGAGAAGTGCATATCACGGACTGGCTCGAGTTATTGTCCAAACGTCAGTGAATCATGCAGCATCGCCATTTCATAGACACAGACTCACTCAAATCGACGCAGAAGGAAATATTTTGACTCGTATTGTGCCTCCTGGTTTGTCTCAGCCACCACCGCCACTCATCGTGGTTCAAGCAACTGTGGAAGGGTTGGGTAGTGCAGACATCCGAATCATGGTAACAGTTGATGCAGACAACCACAGCGTACTGTCAACAGCAGAAAGATGGATGAGAAGCAAATGA
- the LOC134181149 gene encoding uncharacterized protein LOC134181149 isoform X2: MTKVSHAGETPKDIAVRRKNKKAIELLDRIDSFIKGQTSNASLQRLSSSRIYSRSQFLIPEGRSLFGLKDSFSRMSLSGVGTNGLSESGIGACASIPEAFNMHVTGQHLQLSSDMILQRGKWRGGAVLVKKPHPDKVNPQLIRMLYNEVHILGQLHHPNVIMLMAVCNSFNQDEVCMALEPMKRATLTYQLHERKRRFSAFEVLMLLTGIADGLYYVHESGFVHSYVKPDSILIGTTLQAKLCNFEFARSVDRASMSHVSEMFPYMAPEQLQGMPVDQEGDIYSFGCVLWECLTSRIPWSEKDILHLPEWVGKKNHRLQLERAWPVSIKRLLSATFGSAKSRPNLCELSLKLSTIAELQSPNSVRQIDDPFSGSHQKTKSVVGMTESLHHGMISSKSVCGTWRGGANDDSNDSFATTSTIHDPCNKSYCHETSSDDEMAPPTAARRWKKHGEQTLSSQGRSYRRRLRQNLRRKSRDRVTTQNDVLPGWDIQNGVSSRLETRVCEASAKTVDERGGSANDEDRRDHENSTDAVQEFSLNFVEEFNTCSEGAENVSCEVVSPPLQDLLDALKIRKFECAPEGEEHIRRTVSARETSL, encoded by the exons ATGACCAAAGTCAGTCACGCTGGCGAAACTCCTAAAGATATCGCCGTACGTCGAAAGAACAAGAAAGCCATCGAACTGTTGGACAGAATAG ACAGTTTTATTAAAGGTCAAACAAGCAATGCATCGCTACAGAGATTGTCATCG TCACGAATTTATAGCAGAAGTCAATTTTTGATTCCGGAAGGACGATCGTTGTTTGGTCTCAAAG ACTCTTTCTCCAGGATGTCACTGTCTGGCGTTGGAACTAACGGTTTGTCAG AGAGTGGCATAGGAGCATGTGCGAGTATTCCTGAAGCATTTAATATGCATGTTACCGGACAACATTTGCAGCTGTCATCCGACATGATCCTTCAGCGTGGAAAGTGGAGAGGAGGCGCGGTGCTAGTGAAGAAACCACATCCGGACAAAGTCAACCCCCAGCTTATCAGAATGCTGTATAATGAAGTTCACATTCTAGG GCAACTGCACCATCCCAATGTCATCATGCTGATGGCAGTTTGCAACAGTTTCAATCAGGATGAGGTGTGTATGGCCTTGGAGCCGATGAAGAGAGCCACGCTGACCTACCAGCTACATGAACGGAAAAGGAGATTTAGTGCTTTTGAGGTTCTGATGCTGCTGACTGGCATCGCGGATG GTCTTTACTATGTCCACGAGTCTGGATTTGTTCACAGTTATGTGAAGCCCGACAGTATCTTGATTGGCACTACGTTACAAGCCAAA CTGTGCAATTTTGAGTTCGCCCGAAGTGTTGACCGAGCATCTATGTCACATGTTTCAGAAATGTTTCCATACATGGCTCCTGAGCAACTTCAAGGAATGCCAGTGGATCAG GAAGGAGATATTTACAGTtttggttgtgtgttgtgGGAGTGTCTTACTAGTCGAATTCCTTGGTCTGAGAAAGACATTTTGCATCTTCCAGAGTGGGTAGGAAAGAAGAATCACCGTCTACAGCTGGAAAGAGCGTGGCCTGTCTCTATTAAACGACTGTTGTCTGCTACATTTGGCTCTGCGAAGTCACGACCTAATCTTTGTGAG CTATCTCTCAAGTTGAGTACTATTGCCGAACTACAGAGTCCAAATAGTGTACGGCAAATCGACGACCCATTTAGTGGCAGTCACCAGAAAACAAAGTCAGTGGTTGGGATGACTGAAAGTCTGCATCATGGGATGATCAGCAGCAAGTCTGTTTGCGGTACGTGGAGAGGAGGAGCGAATGATGACTCG aATGATAGTTTTGCAACAACTTCAACTATTCATGATCCATGCAACAAGAGCTACTGCCATGAAACTAGCAGCGATGATGAAATGGCACCACCAACGGCAGCAAGACGATGGAAAAAGCACGGCGAGCAGACATTGTCGTCACAAGGAAGGAGCTACAGGAGAAGGTTGAGACAAAATCTTCGCAGGAAATCACGTGATCGAGTCACCACTCAAAACGATGTCTTGCCTGGATGGGATATCCAGAATGGTGTATCATCGAGACTGGAAACAAGAGTTTGTGAAGCATCAGCAAAGACAGTAGACGAGCGAGGTGGCTCAGCAAACGATGAGGATCGTAGGGATCACGAGAACAGTACAGATGCTGTACAGGAGTTTAGCTTAAATTTTGTTGAAGAATTCAATACTTGCAGTGAAGGTGCTGAGAATGTGTCATGCGAAGTTGTGAGCCCTCCACTGCAGGACCTTCTTGATGCATTGAAGATACGGAAGTTTGAGTGTGCACCAGAGGGAGAGGAACATATCAGGCGTACTGTCTCAGCTCGTGAGACTTCGTTATAA
- the LOC134181086 gene encoding vacuolar protein sorting-associated protein 26B-like, with protein MSFLGLGSSAEVEVTLGDAEKRKKVELRNEEGKKDKVFLYYDGETVSGTVHVRPKSKNKRLEHQGIKIEFLGQIELFYDRGNHHEFTSLVQELCGPGTLERERDFDFQFQHVEKPHESYNGANVRLRYLLRVTISKRLSDIVKEMDLAVHTLASYPDINSSIKMEVGIEDCLHIEFEYNKSKYHLRDVIVGKIYFLLVRIKIKHMELAIIKRESTGTGPNMYNENETIAKYEIMDGAPVRGESIPIRLFLSGYELTPTMRDVNKKFSARYYLNLVLVDEEERRYFKQQEIVLWRKGDLTAIRRKRDTVTVPLKSS; from the exons ATG AGTTTCCTCGGCTTAGGGTCCTCCGCCGAGGTGGAGGTGACCCTCGGCGACGCAGAAAAACGAAAAAAAGTGGAACTACGAAACGAGGAaggaaagaaagacaaagtcTTCCTTTACTACGACGGTGAGACCGTGTCAGGCACCGTTCACGTCCGTCCAAAGTCGAAGAACAAGCGACTGGAGCATCAGGGCATCAAAATCGAGTTCCTGGGACAGATCG agttGTTCTACGATCGCGGCAATCATCACGAGTTTACGTCGCTCGTTCAGGAGCTTTGCGGTCCGGGCACCCTCGAGCGAGAAAGAGATTTCGACTTTCAGTTTCAGCACGTCGAGAAGCCGCACGAGAGCTACAATGGAGCGAACGTGAGACTAAG GTACTTGCTACGTGTGACGATTTCAAAAAGGCTGTCAGACATCGTCAAAGAGATGGACTTGGCAGTACATACACTAGCATCGTATCCTGACATCAACAGCAG TATTAAGATGGAGGTCGGTATCGAGGACTGTCTGCATATAGAATTTGAGTACAACAAATCAAA GTACCACCTGAGAGACGTGATCGTCGGCAAGATCTACTTCCTGTTAGTTCGAATCAAAATCAAACACATGGAATTAGCCATTATCAAGAGAGAATCAACAGGAACAG GTCCCAACATGTACAATGAGAATGAGACAATAGCCAAGTATGAAATTATGGACGGAGCGCCAGTTAGAG GCGAATCGATTCCTATTCGTCTGTTCTTGTCGGGCTATGAGTTGACTCCGACTATGCGAGATGTCAACAAGAAATTCAGTGCACGCTACTATCTTAACCTTGTGCTGGTTGACGAAGAGGAAAGACGATACTTTAAGCAACAG GAGATCGTACTGTGGCGGAAGGGCGATCTGACAGCCATCCGACGCAAGCGCGACACAGTGACCGTTCCTTTGAAAAGCAGTTAG